The following nucleotide sequence is from Leptotrichia sp. oral taxon 215 str. W9775.
ATTTGCTAGGACAGCAGCTTGAAAGAGGCCAAATCCGATATAAGAGAAGCTGGTTGCAAAGAGACGATTAGCTTCAGGATTCAGAAGAAAACTCATCGAAACAGTCATCATAATAAGTCCAATGAAAATAGGATAGTGACTGTAAATTAGAAATAGTCCCTTTTGATTAGATTTTTCATCAATAGCATGGTCGAATTGACCAAAATAAAACAAGAACAGAGAAAGCATAATAATGAAATAAAGAACCGAATAAATCGAGAAATTCTCGATTGTAAAGAAGTTAGTTAGCTCCATAATCATCTCTCCAAACGTAATAATGACAAGAAGGGAGATGCGCTCGATTAAATGGGGGAGATTTACCTGATAATGCTTATCTTTACTAAGCAAGATAATTGGCATAATAAATGTTAGCAGAATACTAGCAAATAAGATATAGACTCTAACGTAAATAGGAAGAAGAGCTGCTAGATAGACTCCTAAACTTCCTAGACCTGTTATCCATAGAAAACCTTTGATATTTTCCCGATTAACATCATCGGTTGATTTTCTAAAAAACTCAACCAAATATTGAAAAAATAAGGTAAGGGTTAATGTACCAACAGCCCAACAGAGATAATGAAAATATTGTTGCCAATCAGGTCCCATCATATTGGCTATAAAGAGTAAAAGTCCCATTTTGATAAACATGATTACTATGTTAAATAAAGAGTTCTTTCCATAGCGATTGGTATAAACGGTTTGAATCATCCAGGAATCGGTGAGAACCAAGACAGCCATGAAAAAATCAAGGAAAGAATTCCAAGTCAAAATACCGTTATGAAGATGGT
It contains:
- a CDS encoding low temperature requirement protein A, whose protein sequence is HLHNGILTWNSFLDFFMAVLVLTDSWMIQTVYTNRYGKNSLFNIVIMFIKMGLLLFIANMMGPDWQQYFHYLCWAVGTLTLTLFFQYLVEFFRKSTDDVNRENIKGFLWITGLGSLGVYLAALLPIYVRVYILFASILLTFIMPIILLSKDKHYQVNLPHLIERISLLVIITFGEMIMELTNFFTIENFSIYSVLYFIIMLSLFLFYFGQFDHAIDEKSNQKGLFLIYSHYPIFIGLIMMTVSMSFLLNPEANRLFATSFSYIGFGLFQAAVLANGPYNKHYLSYSKSYYCVQATLYLAALILSLIFASNPIIVVSITTIFALAIASHFIYFYVTQNKKYSKSNWGLF